The nucleotide sequence CCGACGAAGCCGACGGCGTGCGAGTCGTCGACCATGACCATGGCGTCGTAGCGCTCGGCGAGGTCGCAGATCTCGGCGAGGGGGGCCACGTAGCCGTCCATGGAGAACACGCCGTCGGTGACGACCAGCCGGCGGCGTGCGTCGGAGGCGTCCTTCAACTGCCGCTCCAGGTCCGCCATGTCGCGGTTGGCGTAGCGGAAGCGGCGGGCCTTGGACAGCCGGATGCCGTCGATGATCGAGGCGTGGTTGAGGGCGTCGGAGATCACCGCGTCCTCGGGGCCGAGGAGGGTCTCGAAGACGCCGCCGTTGGCGTCGAAGCAGGAGGAGTAGAGGATCGTGTCCTCCTGGCCGAGGAAGGCCGACAGACGCGCCTCCAGCTCCTTGTGCACCTCCTGCGTACCGCAGATGAAGCGGACCGAGGCCATGCCGTAGCCCCAGCGGTCGAGGGCCTCGTGGGCTGCGGCCACGACCTCGGGGTGGTCGGCGAGACCGAGGTAGTTGTTGGCGCAGAAGTTGAGGACCTCGCCGGGCCAGCCGCCCGAGGTGACGGCGACCGTCGCCGACTGCGGGCTGCCGATGACGCGTTCGGGCTTGTGCAGACCGGCGGCGCGGATCTCGTCGAGGGTGGCGCGCAGGTCGTCGCGCACGGAGTCGAACATGGGGGAAGCTCCTAGGGAATGCGGGTGACTTACGCGGTCCAGTCGAGGATGACCTTGCCACCGCGGCCGCTCGCCGCGTCGGCGAAGGCCGCCTCGAAGTCGCGGTGTCCGTACCGGCCGGTGATCACGGGCGCGAGGTCGAGGCCGCCCTCCAGCAGCACCGACATCGCGTACCAGGTCTCGAACATCTCGCGGCCGTAGATGCCCTT is from Streptomyces asoensis and encodes:
- a CDS encoding glycine C-acetyltransferase translates to MFDSVRDDLRATLDEIRAAGLHKPERVIGSPQSATVAVTSGGWPGEVLNFCANNYLGLADHPEVVAAAHEALDRWGYGMASVRFICGTQEVHKELEARLSAFLGQEDTILYSSCFDANGGVFETLLGPEDAVISDALNHASIIDGIRLSKARRFRYANRDMADLERQLKDASDARRRLVVTDGVFSMDGYVAPLAEICDLAERYDAMVMVDDSHAVGFVGPGGRGTPELHGVMDRVDIVTGTLGKALGGASGGYVAARAEIVALLRQRSRPYLFSNTLAPVIAAASLKVLDLLESADDLRVRLAENTALFRRRMTDEGFDILPGDHAIAPVMIGDAAKAGRMAELLLERGVYVIGFSYPVVPQDRARIRVQLSAAHSTQDVDRAVDAFVAARAELEAA